The DNA sequence GAGCCCTGGAACGACAGGATGGTCAGGGTGATCAGCGCCGGCCGGGCCATCGGCAGCACCACCGACCAGAACGTGCGGAAGACGCCGGCGCCGTCGATCCGGGCCGCCTCCTCCACGCTGACCGGGATCGACTCGAAGAACTGCTTCATGATGAACACGCCGGCCGCGTCGGCGAGCAGCGGCACGATCAGGCCGGCGTAGCTGTCGTAGAGGCCGATCTGCTTGAGCACCAGGAACTTCGGGATCAGCAGCACCACGCCCGGCACCGCCATCACCGCGATGACGGCGGCGAACAGCCCGGCCCGACCCCGGAAGCGCAGCCGGGCCAGCGCGTAGCCGGCGAGCGAGTCGAAGAACACCCGGCCGAGCGTGACCAGCACGGTGACCAACAGCGAGTTGCCGAGCCAGAGCGGGAAGGCGGTGCCGGCGAAGATCCGTTCGAAACCGGCCAGCGTGAGCGGGTCCGGGATCGGCGAGAGCGGGTTGGCCGCCGCGTCCGGCTCGGTCTTGAACGAGTTGCCGAGCTGGATCACGAACGGGTAGAGGAAGACCAGTCCGAAGAAGATCAGGACGGCGTACCCGAGGAAGCGGTTGGCCCGGGCGCGCGGCTCGCGGTCGCGGCGGCGCGTGACCGGCGCCGGCCGGTCGGTCAGCACGGCCATGTCAGGACCCCTCCGGTACGCGACGACGCCACCACCGGCCACGCCGGTGCCCGTCCCGATCGGCCATCAGCCGGCGCTGGAACAGGGTGAGCAGGATGATGATGAGGAACAGCACGAACGAGATGGCCGCGCCGGAGCCGTAGTCGAAGTCGCGGAACGCGGTCCGGTACGACAGGTACGCCGGGGTGAGCGTGGTCTTGGCCGGGTCGCCCTGGCTCATCACGTACACCTGGTCGAAGACCTGCCAGGAGCCGATCAGTCCCAGCGTGACCACGAGGAACGTGGTGGGCTTGAGCAGCGGCAGCGTGACGTACCGGAAGCGCTGCCAGCGGGACGCCCCGTCGAGCATGCCGGCCTCGTCCAGCGCCACCGGGACGTTCTGCAACGCGGCCAGGTACATCAGCATGAACGTGCCCGAGGTGGTCCAGATGACCAGGCAGATGATCGACATCATGGCCACGCTGGGCCCGGAGAGCCACTCCCACCAGCTCAGCCCGAACGGGCCGCCGGAGGTGAGCGCGGCCGGCGGGGTGTCCAGCCCGAACGCGCCGAGGAACAGGTGCAGTACGCCGCGACCGTCGGCGAACCACTCCGGCCCGTCGACGCCGAGCAGCCCGAGCAGCCGGTTGACCGCGCCGGAGTTGGCGA is a window from the Micromonospora sp. DSM 45708 genome containing:
- a CDS encoding carbohydrate ABC transporter permease encodes the protein MATDTLAAPGTASAGPPRRRTGGIRSNENLAGWLFVAPVIVILGLFLLLPILMALWVSLTDWNGQGSPFTGDVPFVGGENYSRLFTDDGLARRDFMTAIRNNIYYVGIVVPVQTVLALGLALVVNNRLLKGKGFFRSAFYFPSVTSSVAVSVVFLFLFANSGAVNRLLGLLGVDGPEWFADGRGVLHLFLGAFGLDTPPAALTSGGPFGLSWWEWLSGPSVAMMSIICLVIWTTSGTFMLMYLAALQNVPVALDEAGMLDGASRWQRFRYVTLPLLKPTTFLVVTLGLIGSWQVFDQVYVMSQGDPAKTTLTPAYLSYRTAFRDFDYGSGAAISFVLFLIIILLTLFQRRLMADRDGHRRGRWWRRRVPEGS
- a CDS encoding carbohydrate ABC transporter permease; this encodes MAVLTDRPAPVTRRRDREPRARANRFLGYAVLIFFGLVFLYPFVIQLGNSFKTEPDAAANPLSPIPDPLTLAGFERIFAGTAFPLWLGNSLLVTVLVTLGRVFFDSLAGYALARLRFRGRAGLFAAVIAVMAVPGVVLLIPKFLVLKQIGLYDSYAGLIVPLLADAAGVFIMKQFFESIPVSVEEAARIDGAGVFRTFWSVVLPMARPALITLTILSFQGSWNEFPHSLVSVQDPDLFTLPRGLADLVGGSLGKGNQYPLKLGAALLATIPVAVLFVIFQRYFVRGANDGADKG